One window from the genome of Thermococcus siculi encodes:
- a CDS encoding HypC/HybG/HupF family hydrogenase formation chaperone, producing MCLAVPGRIIEIEGKTAVVDFGGVKREVRLDLLPDVSVGDYVIVHTGFAIERLDEKRALEILEAWAEVERALEG from the coding sequence ATGTGCCTGGCCGTTCCCGGAAGGATCATCGAAATTGAAGGAAAAACTGCGGTAGTCGATTTCGGCGGCGTTAAGAGGGAAGTCCGCCTCGACCTGCTCCCCGACGTCAGCGTGGGCGATTACGTCATAGTCCACACGGGCTTTGCGATAGAGAGGCTCGATGAAAAGCGCGCCCTTGAGATACTCGAGGCGTGGGCGGAGGTCGAGAGAGCCCTGGAGGGTTAA
- the mobA gene encoding molybdenum cofactor guanylyltransferase MobA yields MIAAVLAGGTGRRFGGDKLLVEVGGKPLLLHTLERLGLARRVDEIVLVASPHNADRLRTFGFRVLVDELMIGPIGGVYTALELGDVFVVAGDMPLLVPEFIDYIIDRFNESGREACVPRWGNGYLEPLHAAYSTPFRESLWGRIKAGNYALNLAIRESDVCYIETEKLPGSWRESLFNVNTREDLERLSRIVF; encoded by the coding sequence ATGATCGCCGCGGTTCTGGCTGGCGGGACTGGCAGACGCTTCGGAGGGGACAAGTTGCTCGTCGAGGTAGGGGGCAAACCCCTCCTCCTCCACACCCTGGAGAGGCTCGGCCTGGCGAGGAGGGTCGATGAGATCGTTCTCGTGGCGTCGCCCCACAACGCGGACCGGCTCAGGACGTTCGGCTTCCGCGTCCTCGTGGACGAGCTTATGATTGGTCCTATCGGGGGCGTCTACACGGCGCTGGAACTCGGGGATGTCTTTGTTGTTGCAGGCGACATGCCGCTCCTCGTTCCGGAATTCATTGATTATATAATCGATCGATTCAATGAATCTGGAAGGGAGGCCTGCGTCCCCAGGTGGGGCAACGGCTACCTGGAACCCCTCCACGCCGCCTACTCCACTCCATTCAGGGAATCCCTTTGGGGACGTATAAAGGCTGGAAACTATGCTTTGAACCTGGCGATAAGGGAAAGCGACGTCTGCTACATTGAGACGGAAAAACTCCCCGGGAGCTGGCGCGAGAGCCTCTTCAACGTCAACACGAGGGAAGACCTGGAGAGGCTCAGCCGTATCGTTTTCTGA
- a CDS encoding hydrogenase 3 maturation endopeptidase HyCI, with translation MELADLIKNARRVVVCGIGNDARGDDAFGVLVAERLKELISNPNVLVLNCGEVPESYTGKITSFKPDLVLFIDAVDFGGGHGEIILADPEGTLGDAVSTHSLPLRILVGYLKSQLDASFVLVGCQPKVMGLFQEPSEIIIQRAKSLADSLAELLNKGD, from the coding sequence ATGGAACTCGCCGACCTCATTAAAAACGCCAGGCGCGTGGTGGTCTGCGGCATAGGGAACGACGCCAGGGGAGACGATGCCTTCGGCGTTCTCGTTGCCGAGAGGCTGAAGGAGCTGATCAGCAACCCCAATGTCCTCGTTCTGAACTGTGGCGAGGTGCCGGAGAGCTACACCGGGAAGATAACCTCCTTCAAACCGGATCTGGTTCTCTTCATCGACGCCGTCGATTTTGGGGGAGGACACGGGGAGATAATCCTCGCCGATCCAGAGGGCACTCTCGGCGATGCGGTCTCAACCCACAGCCTGCCGCTGAGGATACTCGTGGGCTATCTGAAGAGCCAGCTCGATGCGAGCTTCGTCCTGGTGGGTTGCCAGCCGAAGGTTATGGGCCTCTTCCAGGAGCCGAGCGAGATCATAATCCAGAGGGCGAAAAGCCTGGCGGATTCTCTGGCGGAACTCCTCAACAAGGGTGATTGA
- a CDS encoding Mrp/NBP35 family ATP-binding protein, which produces MITIDPRVRGIEGRLEKVKRIIPVVSGKGGVGKSLVSTTLALALAEKGHRVGLLDLDFHGASDHVILGFEPKEFPEEEYGVIPPTVHGVKFMSIVYYSEDRPTPMRGMEISDALIELLAITRWDELDYLVIDMPPGLGDQFLDVLRFLKRGEFLVVATPSKLSINVVRKLLEVLRERDYRILGMVENLKLDGERDIEGLAREFGVPYLVGIPLYRDLEAKVGNPAELMKTEFADRIREVAGKVIEG; this is translated from the coding sequence ATGATAACTATAGACCCGCGCGTCAGGGGCATAGAGGGCAGGCTCGAGAAGGTGAAGCGTATAATCCCCGTGGTGAGCGGGAAAGGCGGTGTGGGGAAGTCCCTAGTATCGACGACGCTGGCCCTGGCTCTGGCCGAGAAGGGTCACAGGGTCGGCCTGCTCGACCTCGACTTCCACGGGGCGAGCGACCACGTTATCCTAGGTTTCGAGCCGAAGGAGTTCCCCGAGGAGGAGTACGGCGTCATCCCTCCGACCGTTCACGGGGTTAAGTTCATGAGCATCGTCTACTACTCCGAGGACAGGCCGACACCGATGAGGGGCATGGAGATAAGCGATGCACTCATCGAACTCCTGGCAATAACGCGCTGGGACGAGCTGGACTACCTCGTCATAGACATGCCGCCCGGTCTCGGAGACCAGTTCCTCGACGTCCTGCGCTTCCTCAAGAGGGGCGAGTTCCTTGTCGTGGCGACCCCATCGAAGCTCTCCATCAACGTCGTTAGGAAGCTCCTCGAAGTCCTGAGGGAAAGGGACTACAGGATCCTGGGAATGGTTGAGAACCTCAAGCTCGACGGGGAGAGGGACATAGAGGGCCTCGCGAGGGAGTTCGGTGTGCCTTACCTTGTGGGAATCCCGCTGTACAGAGACCTGGAGGCGAAGGTGGGCAACCCCGCGGAGCTTATGAAAACGGAGTTCGCCGACAGGATAAGGGAAGTCGCGGGGAAGGTAATTGAGGGATAG
- the hypA gene encoding hydrogenase nickel incorporation protein HypA, whose protein sequence is MHEWALADGIVRTALDYAQKEGASKLLAIQVVLGELQDVNAEIVEFAMKELLKGTIGEGAEIEFIEEEAVFRCRDCGHEWKLKDVRENFDDRIKEDIHFIPEVVHAFLACPKCGSRDFEVLKGRGVYISGIRIEKEGGE, encoded by the coding sequence ATGCACGAGTGGGCACTCGCCGATGGTATAGTTAGGACCGCCCTCGATTACGCTCAAAAAGAAGGCGCATCAAAGCTCCTGGCAATCCAGGTTGTTCTGGGAGAGCTTCAGGATGTGAACGCCGAGATAGTTGAGTTCGCGATGAAGGAGCTTCTCAAGGGGACGATCGGTGAGGGGGCCGAGATAGAGTTCATCGAGGAGGAGGCAGTCTTCAGGTGCCGCGACTGCGGCCATGAGTGGAAACTGAAGGACGTCAGGGAGAACTTCGACGACCGCATTAAGGAGGACATACACTTCATTCCCGAGGTCGTTCACGCCTTCCTCGCCTGCCCGAAGTGCGGCAGCAGGGACTTCGAGGTTCTGAAGGGAAGGGGAGTCTACATAAGCGGCATAAGAATCGAGAAGGAGGGAGGGGAATGA
- the aor gene encoding aldehyde ferredoxin oxidoreductase, producing MYGNWGKFLRVNLSTGEVKVEEYDEELAKKWLGSRGLAIYFLLKEMDPKVDPLSPENKLIITPGPLSGTSAPTGGRYNVVTKGPQTGFITMANSGGYFGAELKFAGWDGIIVEGKADHPVYIYIKDDNVEIRDASHLWGKVVSETEETLKKEIGSKRLHIASIGPAGENLVKFAAIVNDGHRAAARAGVGAVMGSKNLKAIAVEGTKRVPIADKQKFMLVIREKINKLKNDPVAGGGLPNYGTAVLVNIINQNGLYPTRNFQTGVFELAEEHSGEAMTAKYLIRNQPCYACPIGCGRVNKLPTVGVTEGPEYESIWALGADLGINDLASIIEANHLCDEYGLDTISTGGTLAAAMELYEKGYLKQEDLGEEAPPFRWGNTEVLLYYIEKIAYRKGIGDKLAEGSYRFAEMYGHPEFSMSVKKLELPAYDPRGAEGHGLGYATNNRGGCHIKNYMISPEILGYPYKMDPHDISDDKIKMLLIFQDLSAVIDAAGLCLFTTFGLGADDFRDMLNAALGWDFSTEDYLKIGERIWNAERIFNLKAGLVPERDDTLPKRFLEEPMPEGPNKGHTVRLKEMLPRYYKLRGWTEDGRVTPEKAKELGIEEFL from the coding sequence ATGTATGGCAACTGGGGTAAGTTTCTGCGTGTAAACCTCTCCACCGGAGAGGTAAAGGTTGAAGAATACGACGAGGAGCTGGCCAAGAAGTGGCTCGGTAGCAGGGGACTGGCCATATACTTCCTCCTGAAGGAGATGGACCCGAAGGTCGACCCGCTGAGTCCCGAGAACAAGCTGATAATTACGCCGGGTCCGCTGAGCGGAACCAGCGCCCCAACCGGCGGCAGGTATAACGTCGTTACCAAGGGTCCCCAGACGGGCTTCATAACCATGGCCAACTCGGGTGGCTACTTTGGAGCGGAACTCAAGTTCGCGGGCTGGGACGGAATCATAGTCGAGGGCAAGGCCGACCACCCGGTCTACATCTACATCAAGGACGACAACGTTGAGATACGCGACGCTTCCCACCTCTGGGGCAAGGTCGTGAGCGAGACCGAGGAGACCCTCAAGAAGGAAATAGGCAGCAAGAGGCTTCACATAGCCAGCATTGGTCCGGCCGGTGAGAACCTCGTCAAGTTCGCGGCCATAGTCAACGACGGCCACCGCGCCGCTGCTAGGGCAGGTGTCGGAGCCGTTATGGGAAGCAAGAACCTCAAGGCGATAGCCGTCGAGGGAACGAAGAGGGTCCCGATAGCCGACAAGCAGAAGTTCATGCTCGTCATAAGGGAGAAGATAAACAAGCTCAAGAACGACCCCGTTGCCGGCGGAGGACTGCCCAACTACGGTACCGCCGTCCTCGTCAACATCATAAACCAGAACGGCCTCTATCCGACGAGGAACTTCCAGACCGGCGTTTTCGAGCTCGCTGAGGAGCACAGCGGTGAGGCAATGACGGCCAAGTACCTCATCAGGAACCAGCCGTGCTATGCCTGTCCGATAGGCTGTGGCAGGGTTAACAAGCTCCCGACCGTTGGTGTGACAGAGGGACCCGAGTACGAGAGCATCTGGGCCCTTGGAGCCGACCTCGGCATAAACGACCTCGCGAGCATAATCGAGGCCAACCACCTCTGCGACGAGTACGGTCTGGACACTATCTCAACCGGTGGAACATTGGCTGCTGCCATGGAGCTCTATGAGAAGGGCTACCTCAAGCAAGAGGACCTTGGAGAGGAGGCTCCGCCGTTCAGATGGGGCAACACGGAGGTTCTCCTGTACTACATCGAGAAGATAGCCTACAGGAAGGGCATTGGGGACAAGCTTGCGGAGGGAAGCTACCGCTTCGCCGAGATGTACGGCCACCCGGAGTTCTCAATGAGCGTCAAGAAGCTTGAGCTTCCAGCCTACGACCCGCGTGGAGCGGAGGGGCACGGTCTTGGCTATGCAACCAACAACCGCGGCGGCTGCCACATTAAGAACTACATGATAAGCCCCGAGATCCTCGGCTACCCGTACAAGATGGACCCGCACGACATAAGCGACGACAAGATAAAGATGCTCCTCATATTCCAGGACCTCAGCGCGGTAATTGACGCCGCCGGCCTCTGTCTCTTCACGACCTTCGGCCTTGGAGCGGACGACTTCCGCGACATGCTGAACGCGGCCCTCGGCTGGGACTTCTCAACTGAGGACTACCTCAAGATAGGAGAGCGCATCTGGAACGCCGAGAGGATATTCAACCTCAAGGCCGGCCTCGTTCCGGAGAGGGACGACACCCTGCCGAAGAGGTTCCTCGAGGAGCCGATGCCGGAGGGACCAAACAAGGGCCACACCGTCCGCCTGAAGGAGATGCTGCCGCGCTACTACAAGCTCCGCGGCTGGACCGAGGACGGAAGGGTTACCCCGGAGAAGGCCAAGGAACTTGGAATCGAGGAGTTCCTTTGA
- a CDS encoding tungsten cofactor oxidoreductase radical SAM maturase translates to MAKEVGKEYTFSLWDGKVIVRPKLDMKYLYIEVTSRCNLKCEMCFKQYWEDTEGDMDWELFLKILDDAEEFPDLKMVYLGGIGEPSVHPRFMDMVREVKKRGFALGMSSNGTLLTDDMLREFAKLGVELIYFSMDTVPTAQNAITLGHLAAAVTADKIRKLVKYRDEYGTHRPSVGVEVVVTKENYKQLPDMARFLLDLGVDSMLVSNLLPLTEEQTKDIVYDGSVNMKPILDELYKIANMGIYIKLPYFELKTERQCDFDENNVAVIRWDGEVAPCYRFLHSYYEYIFGRKKKVNAYSFGNVREKSLADIWTSEKYTWFRFTMKNYMYPSCTDCPLVDACDFVKTSDIDCWGNEPSCADCLWARRIVQCPIPQHNFGKFY, encoded by the coding sequence TTGGCGAAGGAAGTCGGTAAGGAGTACACCTTCTCCCTGTGGGACGGGAAGGTAATAGTGCGGCCGAAGCTCGACATGAAGTACCTCTACATCGAGGTCACGAGCAGGTGCAACCTCAAGTGTGAGATGTGCTTCAAGCAGTACTGGGAGGACACCGAGGGGGACATGGACTGGGAGCTCTTCCTCAAGATTCTCGACGACGCCGAGGAGTTCCCGGACCTCAAGATGGTCTACCTCGGCGGGATCGGCGAGCCCTCTGTTCACCCCCGCTTCATGGACATGGTTAGGGAGGTCAAGAAGAGGGGCTTCGCTCTTGGAATGAGCAGCAACGGAACTTTACTAACCGACGACATGCTCCGTGAGTTCGCAAAACTCGGCGTTGAGTTGATCTACTTCTCTATGGACACTGTTCCAACCGCTCAAAACGCCATAACCCTTGGGCACCTCGCCGCCGCCGTGACGGCGGATAAGATAAGAAAGCTCGTCAAGTACCGCGATGAGTACGGCACCCACAGGCCGAGCGTTGGCGTTGAAGTGGTCGTCACGAAGGAGAACTACAAACAGCTCCCCGATATGGCGCGCTTTCTGCTCGACCTCGGCGTCGATTCCATGCTTGTATCGAACCTTCTACCCCTAACCGAGGAGCAGACCAAGGACATCGTTTACGATGGAAGCGTTAATATGAAACCCATCCTCGACGAGCTTTACAAGATAGCCAACATGGGCATCTACATAAAGCTCCCATACTTCGAGCTGAAGACCGAGAGACAGTGCGACTTCGACGAGAACAACGTCGCCGTAATCCGGTGGGACGGCGAGGTCGCGCCCTGCTACCGCTTCCTCCACTCCTACTACGAGTACATCTTCGGTAGGAAGAAGAAGGTCAACGCCTACTCCTTTGGAAACGTGAGGGAGAAGAGCCTCGCGGATATATGGACGAGCGAGAAGTACACATGGTTCCGCTTCACTATGAAGAACTACATGTACCCCTCGTGCACCGACTGTCCACTGGTTGACGCCTGCGACTTCGTCAAGACGAGTGACATCGACTGCTGGGGCAACGAGCCGAGCTGCGCCGACTGCCTCTGGGCCAGGAGAATAGTGCAGTGCCCGATTCCCCAGCACAACTTCGGGAAGTTCTACTGA
- a CDS encoding radical SAM/SPASM domain-containing protein, with the protein MREERYNNDVDSLASVIQDPFPNAMNSIPGETDGSNGGGNQLSTALTAFKLILGNPLSRALLRPMLKRYEINGRELPALYWALSIYAGESLNEPMMIRFQADVLKVLLKLGIKLAKGDEEAVKDALLRDPHIRRGIWVVLEGIAKYGVTVPQRLAGPFLIVWNFTNMCNFRCKHCYQRADRPLPSELSLEEKLNLVDQLDRAGVAAVAISGGEPTIHPDFLRIVKELADRGIHTSVATNGWTFADMEKLKKAVDAGVQYVEVSVDSAKPEKHDEFRGIPGAWEHATKALENAVELGISHGMAVVMDKETFQEIDDILDLAENIGVKRVIFFNLVPTGRAEEMVKVDLTPEEREEFMKEVYHQMKRRKLEILTTAPQYARVTLLESKGKNITPAHFYMGENNAVRTLAEFIGGCGAGRIYAGIEPDGSVVPCVFLPLPVGNVRTRNFKEIWEKSRIFNLLRDRNNFTGQCRNCPYRNICGGCRARAYHYTLDLLGDDPGCIINKRVWKDLVEHGEPRGLTEVSWVDESVVLRGPTLYVPGYYTAVEVAAEKRLHTTWTRTEEGLKPEIITPR; encoded by the coding sequence ATGAGAGAGGAGAGGTATAATAACGATGTCGATAGCCTCGCGAGCGTCATTCAGGATCCGTTTCCCAACGCAATGAACTCAATTCCAGGAGAAACTGACGGGTCCAATGGCGGCGGAAATCAGCTGTCCACCGCCCTCACAGCGTTCAAGTTAATCCTAGGAAACCCCCTATCAAGGGCGCTCCTAAGACCAATGCTCAAGCGCTATGAGATAAACGGAAGAGAACTGCCGGCCCTATACTGGGCGCTGAGCATCTACGCCGGAGAGAGCCTCAATGAACCCATGATGATACGCTTCCAGGCGGACGTCCTCAAAGTTCTCCTCAAGCTGGGCATAAAGCTGGCCAAGGGAGATGAGGAGGCCGTAAAGGATGCCCTCCTCAGGGATCCTCACATAAGACGCGGCATCTGGGTCGTCCTTGAGGGAATAGCGAAGTACGGCGTCACGGTTCCACAGCGCCTTGCTGGCCCGTTCCTTATAGTCTGGAACTTCACCAACATGTGCAACTTCCGCTGCAAACACTGCTACCAGAGGGCCGACAGGCCGCTGCCAAGCGAGCTCTCGCTTGAGGAAAAGCTGAACCTCGTCGACCAGCTCGACAGGGCCGGCGTTGCGGCCGTTGCCATAAGCGGCGGTGAACCCACAATCCACCCTGACTTCCTCAGGATCGTGAAGGAGCTGGCGGATAGGGGCATCCACACTTCAGTGGCAACAAACGGCTGGACCTTTGCGGATATGGAGAAGCTCAAGAAAGCCGTTGACGCGGGAGTTCAGTACGTCGAGGTGAGCGTTGACTCAGCAAAACCGGAGAAGCACGATGAGTTCCGCGGGATTCCGGGGGCATGGGAGCACGCCACAAAAGCCCTCGAAAACGCGGTAGAGCTGGGCATAAGCCATGGAATGGCAGTGGTTATGGACAAGGAAACCTTCCAGGAGATAGACGACATCCTCGATCTGGCTGAGAACATCGGGGTGAAGCGCGTCATATTCTTCAACCTCGTGCCAACGGGAAGGGCAGAGGAGATGGTGAAGGTCGACCTAACGCCAGAAGAGCGCGAGGAGTTCATGAAGGAGGTCTACCACCAGATGAAGAGGAGAAAGCTGGAGATACTGACAACGGCACCGCAGTACGCCAGGGTCACACTCCTTGAAAGCAAGGGGAAGAACATCACCCCAGCTCACTTCTACATGGGTGAGAACAACGCCGTCAGAACACTCGCAGAGTTCATCGGTGGCTGCGGCGCCGGCAGGATATACGCGGGGATAGAACCGGATGGAAGCGTCGTCCCCTGTGTATTCCTGCCGCTGCCGGTTGGAAACGTGAGGACGAGGAACTTCAAGGAGATATGGGAGAAAAGCAGGATATTCAACCTCTTGAGAGACAGGAACAACTTCACGGGCCAGTGTAGGAACTGCCCCTACAGGAACATCTGCGGCGGCTGCCGGGCGAGGGCATACCACTACACCCTCGATTTGCTCGGCGACGACCCCGGGTGCATAATTAACAAACGCGTTTGGAAGGATCTGGTGGAGCACGGGGAGCCCAGGGGACTCACAGAGGTCAGCTGGGTCGACGAGAGTGTAGTCCTGCGCGGACCGACGCTGTACGTGCCGGGTTACTACACGGCGGTCGAGGTCGCGGCTGAGAAGAGGCTCCACACCACGTGGACCAGAACTGAGGAGGGCTTGAAACCCGAGATTATCACCCCTCGCTGA
- a CDS encoding ArsR family transcriptional regulator produces the protein MPVGGLMVAAMGKSKRFVEIVAQLMSRWGYTHTDGVIYAHLLLSERPLTISELAEATRLSRSSVSVSLSRLTRDYLVTYRKEGKTKYFSAVPAFLEKFLQQPRDILDREVRPLKEIVGRLMETAGGEEKARFETILTDLSALECVLEKIIELEEKESECIDAR, from the coding sequence GTGCCTGTCGGAGGGTTGATGGTGGCCGCAATGGGGAAGTCCAAAAGGTTCGTTGAAATCGTGGCCCAGCTGATGAGCAGGTGGGGATATACCCACACGGATGGCGTTATCTACGCACACCTGCTCCTGAGCGAGAGGCCCCTCACGATATCCGAACTAGCCGAGGCCACCCGCTTGAGCCGCTCCTCCGTCTCCGTTTCCCTCTCCCGGCTCACCCGCGACTATCTCGTGACCTATCGTAAGGAGGGCAAGACCAAGTACTTCTCTGCCGTTCCGGCTTTCCTTGAGAAGTTCCTTCAGCAGCCGAGGGATATCCTCGATCGCGAGGTCAGGCCTCTCAAGGAGATCGTCGGGCGCCTGATGGAAACCGCCGGTGGTGAGGAAAAAGCCCGCTTCGAGACGATCCTCACGGACCTGTCAGCCCTCGAGTGTGTCCTTGAGAAGATAATCGAGCTTGAAGAGAAAGAGAGTGAGTGCATAGATGCCCGCTGA
- a CDS encoding 4Fe-4S dicluster domain-containing protein → MSNVEAPVIGKDALGRPVKDLSVIPWWGVDRKEIEWYPKINYDVCAGCGICFVTCGRRVFDWDIEKERPVVARPYNCMVGCNTCAMICPCDAIEFPSKEFLKKWVAKAHVTKKAFEIVDQIMPKNHLSEEEVTATPEADPKR, encoded by the coding sequence ATGTCGAACGTTGAAGCACCCGTCATCGGGAAGGACGCCCTCGGGAGGCCCGTCAAGGATCTGAGCGTCATTCCATGGTGGGGTGTTGACAGGAAGGAGATAGAGTGGTATCCAAAAATCAACTACGACGTCTGCGCCGGCTGCGGGATATGCTTCGTCACCTGCGGAAGGCGCGTCTTTGACTGGGACATCGAGAAAGAAAGACCCGTTGTCGCTAGGCCCTACAACTGCATGGTCGGCTGCAACACCTGCGCGATGATATGCCCGTGCGACGCCATAGAGTTCCCGTCGAAGGAGTTCCTGAAGAAGTGGGTCGCAAAGGCCCACGTAACGAAGAAGGCCTTCGAGATAGTCGACCAGATAATGCCCAAGAACCATCTGAGCGAGGAGGAGGTAACGGCAACGCCCGAGGCGGATCCAAAAAGATGA
- a CDS encoding ATP-binding cassette domain-containing protein codes for MLCLRNIDYSKDGREILRAVNMRFKQGMSYSILGPNGAGKSTLAYILMGVVKPTEGKVLLDERDITDLSVTERAKLGITLLWQEPARYDGITVEDYLTLGGKLRPDKDELRRVLELVGLPYEAYAHRFVDKSLSGGERKRVELASLLLLRPRYAILDEPDSGLDITAGELIEKVLNYFKRTGTTVILITHHEEIAAKTDFAYFLCAGRLMKKGFSREVVEYYKKTCGRCFLAGMMTDDH; via the coding sequence ATGCTGTGCCTGAGGAACATCGACTACTCAAAGGACGGACGGGAGATTCTGCGGGCAGTGAACATGCGCTTCAAGCAGGGGATGAGCTACTCAATACTCGGTCCCAACGGGGCGGGAAAATCCACTCTCGCTTACATCTTAATGGGTGTCGTGAAGCCCACCGAGGGCAAAGTACTCCTTGACGAGCGAGATATAACCGACTTGAGCGTAACGGAAAGGGCAAAGCTAGGAATCACGCTGCTCTGGCAGGAGCCGGCTCGCTACGATGGCATAACCGTGGAGGACTACCTAACCCTCGGTGGGAAGCTCAGGCCGGATAAGGATGAACTTCGGAGGGTTCTTGAGCTGGTCGGACTGCCCTATGAGGCCTATGCCCACCGTTTTGTGGACAAAAGCCTCAGCGGCGGCGAGAGAAAGAGGGTCGAGCTCGCCTCGCTTCTTCTTCTCAGGCCGAGGTACGCCATACTCGACGAGCCGGATTCAGGCCTCGACATAACCGCGGGGGAGCTGATAGAGAAGGTTCTGAATTACTTCAAGAGAACCGGCACAACCGTGATTCTCATCACGCACCACGAGGAGATAGCGGCCAAAACCGACTTCGCATACTTCCTCTGTGCGGGCAGGCTCATGAAGAAGGGCTTCTCGCGGGAGGTTGTTGAGTACTACAAGAAGACCTGCGGAAGATGCTTTCTGGCGGGGATGATGACGGATGACCATTAA